The following coding sequences are from one Chroogloeocystis siderophila 5.2 s.c.1 window:
- the cbiD gene encoding cobalt-precorrin-5B (C(1))-methyltransferase CbiD — translation MNSGEIRSGYTLPVFACAAAIAALHWLHNKQDMTSVDVNLIHPAETVEIPIEQVSGIAHGALAITRSDPGDNLDLTRNTPIWALVELRENQEQAIVIQGGEGIGKLRATKEAAIYSYAQQLIQENLTQLLQPGEKITVTIILPEGRQLAERTSNAAFGVVEGLSLLGTSGIAQPLSAPGQLEAFREELQAKSHFDCLVFCIGENGLDLATQMGIDSDRLVKTANWLGPLLVEAAVQQIKAILLFGYHGKLIKLAGGIFHTHHHLADGRREILTAYAANGGLPTQVLQTLFTSSTTEAALKYLREVDAQEGSNWVNTVYTAIAHSIDRRAQEYIFKHSTRQLQVGSVLFDRDRQIIVKSEIGSTLLAHLC, via the coding sequence ATGAATTCTGGTGAAATTCGTTCTGGATACACGTTGCCGGTGTTTGCTTGTGCGGCTGCGATCGCAGCTTTGCATTGGCTACACAACAAGCAAGATATGACATCCGTTGACGTCAATCTCATTCATCCCGCAGAAACCGTAGAAATTCCGATTGAACAAGTTTCAGGAATTGCGCACGGTGCGTTGGCGATTACGCGTAGCGACCCGGGTGATAACCTTGATTTAACTCGAAATACGCCGATTTGGGCATTGGTAGAACTGCGTGAGAACCAAGAGCAAGCGATCGTCATTCAAGGCGGTGAAGGAATCGGTAAGCTGAGGGCGACAAAAGAAGCGGCGATTTATAGCTATGCTCAGCAATTGATCCAAGAGAATTTAACGCAGTTATTACAACCAGGCGAAAAAATCACCGTGACGATTATTCTCCCTGAAGGAAGACAACTAGCCGAGCGGACGTCGAATGCTGCATTCGGGGTTGTCGAAGGACTATCTTTATTAGGAACGAGTGGAATTGCCCAGCCATTAAGCGCTCCTGGGCAACTCGAAGCCTTCCGCGAGGAATTACAGGCTAAAAGTCATTTTGATTGTTTGGTGTTCTGTATTGGGGAAAATGGCTTGGATTTAGCAACACAAATGGGAATTGATTCTGACCGATTAGTGAAAACTGCAAATTGGCTTGGACCTTTACTTGTGGAAGCTGCGGTACAACAAATAAAAGCAATTTTACTCTTTGGTTATCACGGTAAGCTAATAAAACTTGCAGGGGGGATTTTTCACACACATCACCACCTTGCCGATGGACGGCGCGAGATTTTAACGGCGTATGCAGCCAACGGAGGTTTACCGACACAAGTGCTACAAACTTTATTTACAAGTTCTACAACAGAAGCTGCACTGAAGTATTTGCGAGAAGTAGACGCACAAGAAGGCAGCAACTGGGTAAATACTGTATACACTGCGATCGCCCACAGCATTGATCGCCGCGCTCAAGAATATATTTTTAAACACAGCACGCGTCAACTTCAGGTTGGTTCAGTATTATTTGACCGCGATCGCCAAATCATCGTCAAAAGTGAAATAGGTTCCACTTTGCTCGCCCATTTGTGTTAA
- the guaA gene encoding glutamine-hydrolyzing GMP synthase: MIVILDFGSQYSELIARRIRETQVYSEVVSYRTTAEQLQQLNPKGIILSGGPNSVYDVGAPQCDSQIWELGIPILGVCYGMQLMVNQLGGSVVRAERGEYGKASLLIDDPTDLLTNVEDGTIMWMSHGDSCTALPEGFEVLAHTENTSCAAIAHHEKKLYGVQFHPEVVHSLGGMALIRNFVYHICDCEPTWTTEAFVDEAIREIRAKVGDKRVLLALSGGVDSSTLAFLLHKAIGDQLTCVFIDQGFMRKLEPERLVKLFQEQFHIPVEYVKARDRFLAAIAGVTDPEEKRRRIGHEFIKAFEDASKRLGPFDYLAQGTLYPDVIESADTNVDPKTGERVAVKIKSHHNVGGLPKDLRFKLVEPLRKLFKDEVRKVGRSIGLPDEIVQRQPFPGPGLAIRILGEVTEERLEILRDADLIVRQEINRNGIYNQLWQAFAVLLPIRSVGVMGDQRTYAYPIVLRLVSSEDGMTADWARVPYDLLETISNRIVNEVRGVNRVVYDITSKPPGTIEWE; encoded by the coding sequence ATGATCGTCATCTTGGACTTCGGCTCTCAATACTCTGAACTCATCGCCCGCCGTATTCGGGAAACGCAAGTTTATTCAGAGGTGGTTTCCTATCGCACGACTGCTGAACAACTACAGCAACTCAACCCCAAGGGAATTATCCTTTCAGGAGGACCTAATTCAGTCTACGACGTCGGCGCTCCGCAATGCGATTCCCAAATTTGGGAGTTGGGTATTCCGATTCTGGGTGTTTGTTACGGAATGCAGTTGATGGTTAATCAACTCGGTGGCAGTGTCGTTCGTGCTGAACGCGGCGAGTATGGTAAAGCCTCACTTTTGATTGACGATCCGACTGATTTACTGACAAACGTCGAAGATGGCACGATCATGTGGATGAGTCACGGAGACTCGTGTACCGCATTACCAGAAGGGTTTGAGGTTTTAGCGCACACAGAAAATACTTCGTGTGCAGCGATCGCGCACCACGAGAAAAAGCTTTACGGCGTACAGTTTCATCCAGAAGTTGTGCATTCGTTGGGTGGAATGGCGTTGATTCGGAATTTTGTCTATCACATTTGCGACTGCGAACCAACGTGGACAACGGAAGCTTTTGTTGATGAAGCAATTCGCGAAATTCGTGCCAAAGTAGGCGATAAGCGGGTCTTACTTGCGCTTTCTGGTGGTGTCGATTCTTCGACGTTAGCTTTTTTACTTCATAAAGCAATTGGCGATCAGTTGACATGTGTCTTTATTGACCAAGGCTTTATGCGTAAGCTAGAGCCAGAACGGTTAGTCAAGTTATTTCAAGAACAGTTTCACATACCAGTAGAGTATGTTAAGGCGCGCGATCGCTTTTTGGCAGCGATCGCCGGTGTCACCGATCCTGAAGAAAAACGCCGCCGCATCGGACACGAATTTATCAAAGCCTTTGAAGATGCTTCCAAGCGCTTAGGACCTTTTGATTATTTAGCACAAGGAACTTTGTATCCTGATGTCATCGAATCGGCAGATACAAATGTTGACCCGAAAACTGGGGAACGTGTCGCTGTGAAAATTAAGAGTCACCACAACGTCGGTGGCTTACCCAAAGACTTACGCTTTAAGCTGGTTGAACCACTACGCAAATTATTTAAAGATGAAGTGCGTAAAGTTGGGCGTTCAATCGGTTTACCCGACGAAATTGTTCAACGACAGCCGTTTCCAGGTCCAGGTTTAGCAATTCGGATTTTAGGCGAAGTGACAGAAGAGCGCTTGGAAATTTTACGCGATGCCGATTTAATTGTGCGTCAAGAAATTAACCGCAATGGTATTTACAATCAGTTATGGCAAGCGTTCGCAGTATTACTACCAATTCGTAGTGTTGGCGTCATGGGCGATCAGCGTACTTATGCGTATCCGATTGTTTTACGTTTGGTTTCCAGCGAAGATGGGATGACTGCGGATTGGGCGCGAGTTCCTTACGACTTACTAGAGACGATTTCTAACCGCATTGTTAACGAAGTTCGCGGCGTGAATCGCGTCGTTTACGACATTACTTCCAAGCCCCCAGGAACAATCGAGTGGGAGTAG
- a CDS encoding linear amide C-N hydrolase, whose product MFALTLGQMQHIPAVIACTRVVYLGADNTVFTARSMDWKSEMPTNLWVFPRGVERNGIAGPNSIAWTSKYGSVIASGFDAGTADGMNERGLVANLLYLVESEYVTPTKNDPRKPLSISLWAQYFLDNYATVTEAVQAMRQEPFYVVTTMTPDGKPGQLHLSISDATGDSAIFEYVDGKLQIHHNRNYQVMTNSPIYEQQLALNDYWEQIGGLTMLPGTNRAADRFVRASFYIKAIPQTSDINEATASVFSVIRNVSVPRGISTPGEPNISSTLWRTVADHKNKRYFFESTRTPNVFWVNMSDLNFTKGAATMKLTLTDGAVYAGNVAAKFQPTKPFAFLPSVK is encoded by the coding sequence ATGTTTGCATTAACACTGGGGCAAATGCAGCATATACCCGCTGTGATCGCCTGCACTCGTGTTGTTTATCTTGGAGCAGACAATACGGTTTTCACTGCACGCAGTATGGATTGGAAAAGTGAAATGCCAACTAACCTTTGGGTTTTCCCACGAGGTGTAGAGCGCAATGGTATTGCTGGTCCGAACTCAATTGCATGGACTTCTAAGTATGGTAGCGTCATCGCATCAGGTTTTGATGCTGGTACAGCAGACGGCATGAACGAGAGAGGCTTAGTTGCTAACCTACTTTATCTTGTTGAGTCAGAGTATGTTACACCGACTAAAAATGACCCACGTAAACCACTATCGATTTCCCTATGGGCGCAGTACTTCCTCGATAACTACGCCACTGTTACGGAAGCCGTGCAAGCGATGCGTCAGGAACCCTTTTATGTTGTTACGACAATGACTCCAGACGGAAAACCTGGACAATTGCACTTGTCTATCTCCGATGCTACAGGCGACTCAGCCATTTTTGAATATGTGGATGGAAAACTTCAGATTCATCACAACCGGAATTATCAGGTAATGACCAACTCTCCTATTTACGAACAGCAGCTTGCTCTCAATGATTACTGGGAGCAAATCGGGGGACTGACAATGTTACCAGGAACGAATCGTGCAGCTGATCGCTTTGTACGTGCTTCATTTTATATTAAAGCAATTCCCCAAACATCTGACATTAATGAGGCAACTGCTAGCGTTTTTTCAGTAATTCGTAATGTATCTGTTCCTAGGGGAATTTCCACCCCTGGAGAACCCAATATTTCCTCAACGCTCTGGCGTACGGTTGCAGACCACAAAAACAAGCGGTATTTCTTTGAATCAACTCGCACTCCCAACGTGTTCTGGGTAAATATGTCTGATCTCAATTTTACAAAAGGAGCAGCAACGATGAAACTGACGCTCACAGATGGTGCTGTTTATGCTGGCAATGTAGCAGCAAAATTCCAACCTACTAAACCTTTTGCTTTTCTACCATCAGTAAAATAA
- a CDS encoding class I SAM-dependent methyltransferase: protein MSRGLEITFKVADMRQCAQTHGSGFDVVLSADNSLPHLPGEDEIRVALQGFYQCLRQDGVAIVSLREYLEDEDRSSPQMWSYGFRYDGGDRYFVFQTRDWNGNAYDVAMYFVREVKQGTPASVIAGLSRYYAITIEPI, encoded by the coding sequence GTGTCACGCGGACTTGAAATTACGTTTAAAGTCGCAGATATGCGACAGTGCGCCCAAACGCATGGTTCTGGATTTGATGTCGTGTTAAGCGCCGATAACTCCTTGCCACACCTTCCTGGAGAAGATGAGATCCGAGTTGCACTTCAAGGTTTCTACCAGTGTTTGCGGCAAGATGGAGTGGCGATCGTGAGCCTGCGCGAGTATCTTGAAGATGAGGATCGATCCTCTCCGCAAATGTGGTCATATGGGTTTCGTTATGACGGAGGCGATCGCTATTTTGTGTTTCAAACTCGTGATTGGAATGGTAATGCTTACGACGTTGCAATGTATTTTGTGCGTGAGGTAAAGCAAGGTACTCCTGCTAGCGTTATTGCTGGATTATCTCGTTACTATGCGATTACTATAGAACCCATTTGA
- a CDS encoding IS5/IS1182 family transposase → MLIIDSQAVKNTCNAGVNSKGYCFYKATNGIKRHLTIDILGFPFFTHCTRANVSDDAGLLEMLTLNINYFKSKPVNIPKLTILLDHGYHVDYLIEQLEQVYPQIMTKIRFERATKPSKQQKAAQGKSGFVPTVARWVIERSNAWMERCKILVKNFERTLSNATAKLNLCFIRLMLKRLAASS, encoded by the coding sequence TTGCTCATCATTGACTCCCAAGCGGTGAAAAACACTTGTAATGCGGGTGTAAACTCGAAAGGATACTGTTTTTACAAAGCGACCAATGGGATTAAAAGGCATCTCACCATTGATATTCTTGGGTTTCCCTTCTTTACCCATTGCACAAGAGCCAATGTCTCGGATGATGCAGGATTACTTGAGATGTTGACGCTCAACATCAACTACTTCAAGTCAAAACCCGTTAATATTCCCAAGCTCACCATCCTGCTAGACCACGGCTATCACGTTGACTATTTGATTGAGCAGTTGGAGCAAGTTTATCCCCAGATTATGACGAAAATCAGGTTTGAACGAGCGACGAAACCCTCGAAACAACAGAAGGCAGCACAAGGGAAATCTGGATTTGTCCCAACTGTAGCTAGGTGGGTGATAGAACGGTCAAATGCTTGGATGGAGCGATGCAAAATCCTCGTCAAAAACTTTGAGAGAACCTTATCGAATGCAACTGCCAAGCTCAATCTTTGTTTCATCAGGCTCATGCTTAAGAGACTTGCAGCTTCCTCCTAG
- a CDS encoding transposase has translation MLDGILYQLKNGCNWQDLPKDFPPSQRSIGTCIHWRAAGVFEQLMSVLHGQVRQQVKKSPSGQPCSSLTPKR, from the coding sequence ATTCTTGATGGAATCCTCTATCAACTCAAGAATGGTTGCAATTGGCAAGACTTACCCAAAGACTTTCCTCCATCTCAACGGTCTATTGGCACTTGCATTCATTGGAGAGCAGCGGGAGTGTTCGAGCAACTGATGAGTGTTTTACATGGACAAGTGCGGCAACAAGTTAAAAAAAGCCCAAGTGGACAACCTTGCTCATCATTGACTCCCAAGCGGTGA
- a CDS encoding ester cyclase, whose translation MSLKQNKLIVLQAYEAFDRGDIETGKALIASDITGCVMGSHELKGADAFFEYALKMRQAFPDGRHTFEDAIAEDDKVVTRGIFCGTHLAEIMNVPPTGKQVTFSVVHIDRVVNGKVVEHWGHADMMVLMQQLGVVNS comes from the coding sequence ATGTCGTTAAAACAAAATAAATTGATTGTCCTGCAAGCTTACGAAGCTTTTGATCGCGGAGATATCGAAACAGGTAAAGCGTTAATTGCTTCAGATATTACTGGTTGTGTGATGGGAAGTCACGAACTCAAAGGGGCTGATGCTTTCTTTGAGTATGCGCTAAAAATGCGTCAGGCTTTTCCAGATGGTCGTCACACGTTTGAAGATGCGATCGCTGAAGATGATAAAGTCGTTACGCGGGGAATATTCTGTGGAACTCATTTAGCAGAAATTATGAATGTTCCCCCGACAGGAAAGCAAGTGACATTTTCAGTTGTTCATATTGATCGCGTTGTCAATGGTAAGGTTGTAGAACATTGGGGACACGCTGACATGATGGTTTTAATGCAACAGTTAGGTGTGGTCAACTCTTAA
- a CDS encoding cation diffusion facilitator family transporter: MVKDRRATVQKVLLITLILNLFVMTLKAVVGWWSGSLSLQADALHSVTDGANNILGLIASRFSSPQPDRDHPYGHLKFEAVGALGIAAFLGIACFEILQSAIERILNEGDPVSISSSELWLLLIVLGVNIFVAFYERTVGQRVGSPILIADAKHTMSDVWVTITVLVGLVSIWQGNILNLPQLQWLDVILAFPVALLVFKSGWSVLKENLPWLVDEMAIAPEAIYKLVMQVPGVINCHDIASRGVVGRQVFIEMHLIVDATDVATAHKITEEVEAKLIEKFSPVRISIHIEPPDYESDRISYEAKL, from the coding sequence ATGGTTAAAGATCGCCGTGCAACGGTGCAAAAGGTGTTACTCATTACGCTGATACTTAATCTATTCGTAATGACATTAAAAGCTGTCGTGGGTTGGTGGAGTGGTTCCCTAAGCTTACAGGCTGATGCATTACATAGCGTGACAGATGGCGCTAATAATATCTTAGGACTAATTGCCAGTCGTTTTTCGTCACCTCAACCTGATCGCGACCACCCTTACGGACATCTCAAATTTGAAGCTGTAGGTGCGTTAGGAATTGCTGCGTTTTTAGGTATTGCTTGCTTTGAAATTCTTCAGAGTGCGATTGAGCGAATTCTCAATGAAGGTGATCCTGTAAGCATATCCTCATCAGAATTATGGTTACTGCTAATTGTACTCGGTGTTAATATATTTGTTGCCTTCTACGAACGTACCGTCGGTCAACGCGTAGGTAGTCCAATTTTAATCGCTGATGCCAAACATACAATGAGCGATGTTTGGGTAACAATTACTGTACTTGTTGGGTTAGTTAGCATATGGCAGGGAAACATTTTAAACTTACCACAACTGCAATGGTTGGATGTCATTTTAGCTTTTCCGGTAGCATTACTCGTCTTTAAAAGCGGTTGGTCAGTACTCAAAGAAAATCTACCTTGGCTTGTTGATGAAATGGCGATCGCACCTGAAGCAATTTATAAACTTGTCATGCAAGTTCCTGGTGTTATTAACTGTCACGATATTGCTTCAAGAGGTGTTGTCGGGCGACAAGTTTTTATTGAAATGCATTTAATCGTTGATGCAACAGACGTAGCAACAGCGCATAAAATAACTGAAGAAGTCGAAGCAAAGCTAATAGAAAAATTTAGCCCTGTACGCATTTCTATTCATATTGAACCGCCAGACTATGAGAGCGATCGCATTAGCTACGAAGCTAAATTATAA
- a CDS encoding DUF4327 family protein, which yields MSVNTLPPVRYSLDVIQDEVRRLVQKGVISRQQPIYTLCQFIPPREWVCLEGELEKCDFLLRDRIGDLLGHEEWEND from the coding sequence ATGAGTGTGAATACATTGCCACCTGTTCGGTACTCGTTAGACGTGATTCAAGACGAGGTGCGTCGTCTGGTGCAAAAAGGAGTGATCAGCCGTCAACAACCAATCTACACATTGTGTCAATTCATTCCGCCCCGCGAATGGGTTTGTCTGGAAGGAGAACTAGAAAAATGCGATTTCCTGCTACGCGATCGGATTGGCGACCTTTTAGGTCACGAGGAATGGGAGAACGATTAA
- a CDS encoding glycoside hydrolase family 3 protein: protein MRSLPDINSLSLAEQVAQMVVVRASGYLFDHQIQYPQWEPPAVKLQHWLEIGVGGVILLGGSAGEIALRSQQLQTWAKFPLLIAADIEEGVGQRFSGATEFPPPMALSAIAQRDLARAIQYASQMGAVTAQEALATGINWVLAPVVDVNNNPANPVINVRAFGETPEIVSHLSTAFIQGAKKFPVLTAAKHFPGHGDTATDSHLDLPILPHSPERLAKIELPPFQAAIAAGVDAVMSAHLLIPAWDSEYPATLSQKILTQQLRKQLGFDGLIVTDALIMGAIANRYGTEEAAVLAVEAGADILLMPLKPEAAIQAVCEAVARDRISEDRIRASLERIWHAKQQVEYATPRLFELAQPSAVAAVSAIVRETQVVSGSTPIRTDSTSDNLRNLIVVDNLLNSHFLSEISPAIALPQRFGYTTELVDCHTSIPDIDIRQATLLQLFIRGNPFRGSAGLTQVAQDLFKRLLQLGNLQALIVYGSPYIVEEFMPGLPTTVPCLFSYGQMPAAQLTIMNTLFKV from the coding sequence ATGCGATCACTTCCTGATATTAATAGCCTTTCGCTCGCTGAACAAGTCGCCCAAATGGTTGTTGTTCGCGCATCTGGCTATTTGTTCGATCACCAAATTCAGTATCCGCAGTGGGAACCGCCCGCAGTCAAGTTGCAGCATTGGCTAGAAATTGGAGTTGGTGGCGTTATCTTATTAGGAGGTAGTGCCGGAGAAATCGCGCTGCGATCGCAACAACTGCAAACTTGGGCAAAATTTCCTTTACTAATCGCCGCAGATATTGAAGAAGGTGTAGGACAACGTTTTTCAGGTGCAACGGAGTTTCCGCCGCCAATGGCGCTGAGTGCGATCGCCCAACGAGATCTCGCACGTGCAATACAATACGCATCGCAAATGGGTGCTGTCACCGCACAAGAAGCGTTAGCAACCGGCATTAATTGGGTATTAGCGCCAGTCGTGGATGTAAATAACAATCCAGCAAACCCAGTAATTAATGTTCGCGCGTTTGGAGAAACTCCAGAAATTGTCAGTCATTTATCGACAGCTTTTATTCAAGGGGCTAAAAAATTCCCCGTACTCACCGCCGCCAAGCATTTTCCAGGACACGGCGACACCGCCACAGATTCGCATCTCGATTTACCCATATTGCCACATTCGCCTGAAAGATTAGCAAAAATTGAATTACCACCATTTCAAGCTGCGATCGCCGCTGGCGTTGATGCAGTGATGAGCGCACATCTGTTGATTCCCGCTTGGGATAGCGAATACCCCGCGACACTCTCGCAAAAAATCTTAACGCAACAATTGCGCAAACAGCTAGGATTTGACGGATTGATTGTCACTGATGCGTTAATTATGGGCGCGATCGCTAACCGCTACGGAACCGAAGAAGCCGCCGTTTTAGCCGTAGAAGCCGGCGCAGATATTTTATTAATGCCTCTCAAACCCGAAGCCGCAATTCAAGCCGTATGCGAAGCAGTTGCACGCGATCGCATTTCGGAAGATCGAATTCGTGCTTCTTTAGAACGGATTTGGCACGCTAAGCAACAAGTTGAGTATGCCACACCCCGATTGTTCGAATTAGCACAACCTTCAGCAGTAGCCGCAGTGAGCGCGATTGTGCGCGAAACGCAGGTTGTCTCTGGTTCTACGCCAATCCGTACCGACTCCACTTCAGACAATTTACGTAACTTAATTGTTGTTGATAATCTACTTAACTCTCATTTTTTAAGTGAAATTAGTCCAGCGATCGCGCTGCCACAACGGTTTGGTTATACGACAGAACTTGTCGATTGTCACACTTCAATTCCCGATATTGATATCCGTCAAGCTACCTTATTACAGTTATTTATTCGAGGAAATCCCTTCCGAGGTAGCGCCGGTTTAACGCAAGTAGCCCAGGATTTGTTTAAGAGATTATTACAATTAGGGAATTTGCAAGCCTTAATCGTCTACGGTAGTCCGTACATAGTTGAAGAGTTTATGCCAGGCTTACCCACAACCGTACCTTGTTTGTTTTCTTATGGGCAAATGCCTGCGGCTCAATTAACAATTATGAATACTTTATTCAAAGTATAA
- the rbfA gene encoding 30S ribosome-binding factor RbfA, with the protein MATSRRVSRVAELIKREVSQMLLHDIKDDRVGAGMVSVTDVDVSGDLQHAKVFVSIYGTDEARAETMAGLKSATGYVRSELGQRVRLRRTPEIVFQEDRSIERGNRVISLINQLNQNRQIDDAVAIEEVDEFDDE; encoded by the coding sequence ATGGCTACTAGTCGTCGCGTTTCTCGCGTTGCCGAATTAATCAAGCGCGAAGTCAGCCAAATGCTACTCCACGACATCAAAGATGATCGCGTGGGTGCAGGAATGGTGAGTGTAACAGATGTTGATGTTTCAGGCGATTTACAACACGCCAAAGTCTTTGTCAGTATCTACGGTACCGATGAAGCACGCGCCGAAACAATGGCTGGCTTAAAATCCGCAACTGGATACGTTCGTAGTGAATTAGGGCAAAGAGTTCGCTTACGGCGAACCCCAGAAATTGTTTTCCAAGAAGATCGTTCAATTGAGCGCGGTAACAGAGTTATATCGCTGATTAACCAACTCAATCAAAATCGTCAAATTGATGACGCAGTCGCAATCGAAGAAGTTGATGAATTTGATGATGAATAA
- a CDS encoding DUF751 family protein has product MFDGFWQNISRYPRYFISIVLGIFLNAFAPLAPLFKRPVSAIALISVFIGLIVFVTFTLRAMLGIDPI; this is encoded by the coding sequence ATGTTTGATGGATTTTGGCAAAACATCTCGCGCTACCCCCGCTATTTTATTAGTATTGTCCTAGGGATATTTTTAAACGCATTTGCACCGCTAGCACCGTTATTTAAGCGCCCAGTAAGCGCGATCGCACTTATTAGTGTATTCATTGGGTTGATCGTTTTTGTCACATTTACGCTGCGTGCCATGCTAGGGATAGATCCCATTTAA
- a CDS encoding DNA adenine methylase: MLIQETIYPKPFLKWAGGKTKLIQQYLSSFPNKIINYYEPFLGGGAVFFYLYNNHSLNSAFLSDINPELVNAYLCIKNDVEVVISLLKQHQKNHSREYYYYMRSYTTDNFIERAARLIYLNKTCFNGLYRENSKGEFNVPMGKYKNPQICHPELLRAVANALQIAQIEVRSFETILNYANSNEDFVYFDPPYYPLSETSNFTAYSRDAFHKDDQIRLKDVCVQLAQRGVKIMQSNSDCPFIRELYRDFKIYEIKASRAINSNAAKRGKISEVLITI, translated from the coding sequence ATGTTAATTCAAGAAACTATTTATCCAAAACCTTTTCTCAAGTGGGCGGGTGGTAAAACCAAGTTAATTCAGCAATATCTCTCTTCATTTCCAAACAAGATTATCAACTACTATGAACCTTTTTTAGGAGGCGGTGCAGTTTTCTTTTACTTATATAATAATCATTCATTAAATTCTGCCTTTCTTTCGGATATTAATCCTGAGCTAGTTAATGCCTACTTGTGTATCAAAAATGATGTTGAAGTTGTTATCTCTTTGTTAAAACAACATCAGAAAAACCATAGTCGTGAATATTACTATTATATGCGCTCTTATACTACAGATAATTTTATAGAGCGAGCCGCACGGTTAATTTATTTAAATAAAACTTGCTTTAATGGCTTGTACCGTGAAAATTCTAAAGGTGAATTTAATGTACCGATGGGAAAATACAAAAATCCGCAGATTTGTCATCCTGAATTATTACGTGCTGTGGCAAATGCCTTACAAATAGCTCAAATAGAAGTAAGATCATTTGAGACAATCTTAAATTATGCTAATAGCAATGAAGATTTTGTGTACTTCGATCCTCCTTATTATCCTCTAAGTGAAACTAGTAACTTTACTGCATACAGTCGCGATGCTTTTCATAAAGACGATCAAATTAGATTAAAAGATGTATGTGTACAGTTAGCTCAAAGAGGAGTAAAAATAATGCAATCTAATTCTGATTGTCCTTTTATTAGAGAACTCTACAGAGATTTCAAAATTTATGAAATCAAGGCTTCTAGGGCAATTAACTCGAACGCCGCCAAGCGAGGAAAAATTTCAGAAGTATTAATTACTATCTAA
- a CDS encoding PD-(D/E)XK nuclease superfamily protein: MSQGAKAAIFGNVLEKTVEGTLLGHEYILVGDNSPKKQRLRILSSYIASSKRYTRQVYIGQGIYGTDIYTDFFIMGTPKIPSGLIIECKWQQTNGSVDEKLPYVNLNIQTCYPAPTIVLIDGGGMKPGAIAWLKAQVGINQNLLAVHTLSSFVAWANKNIC, from the coding sequence GTGTCGCAAGGCGCGAAAGCAGCTATATTTGGTAATGTCTTAGAAAAAACTGTAGAAGGAACTCTATTAGGTCATGAGTATATTCTTGTTGGCGATAATTCGCCAAAAAAGCAGCGATTAAGAATACTATCGAGTTACATAGCTTCATCTAAGCGATACACTAGGCAAGTCTATATAGGACAAGGAATTTATGGTACAGACATTTATACAGATTTTTTTATAATGGGTACTCCTAAAATTCCTTCTGGATTAATTATTGAATGTAAATGGCAACAAACTAATGGTTCGGTTGATGAAAAACTACCTTATGTAAACTTAAATATTCAAACTTGCTATCCAGCGCCAACCATTGTATTAATTGATGGTGGAGGCATGAAGCCTGGAGCTATCGCTTGGTTAAAAGCACAAGTGGGTATAAATCAAAATCTACTTGCCGTTCATACTTTATCAAGCTTTGTTGCATGGGCTAATAAAAATATCTGTTAG